One Trichormus variabilis 0441 genomic window, ACTGAGGAAAAAAGAACGTCTAGACCAAGAACTAGAAATTGGTGCAGAGATTCAAAGAAGATTATTGCCGCGTCAGTGTCCTCACATTCCTGGTGTTAGTCTCGCAGCACGCTGTAGACCAGCCAATCGTGTTGGCGGAGATTATTATGATTTTATTCCCACTAATCAAAGCCAAATTCACCCATACACCAAACTTGGTCAAGATTCGGGTCGTTGGGGTTTGGTGATTGGTGATGTGATGGGTAAGGGCGTTCCTGCGGGTTTGATTATGACCATGATGCGAGGAATGTTACGGGGAGAAGTGTTACACGGTAACTCTCCGGCGGGGATTTTGCAGAATCTCAACCGAGTTATGTATGCGGATTTGGAAAATTCCCACCGCTTCATTACGCTATTTTACTCTGAGTATAATCCGCATAAACGAATTTTATCCTATAGCAATGCGGCACATAATCCCCCCTTGTGGTGGCACGCAGCTACAAAAAGCGTCACTCGCTTAGATACTCTGGGGATGTTAATTGGGCTGGATGCTAATAGCCAGTACGAAGACGGTCATGCACAGTTAGAGCCTGGGGATACAGTTATTTATTATACAGATGGGTTGACGGATGCGGCGGCTGCCAGTGGCGATCGCTTTGATGAAGAAAACTTTGTTACTGCTTTCAGTACGGCGTGCCGGTACTGTAACGGCCCAGAGGAAATAGTCGATTACCTATTCGACCGAGTTCAGCAATTTATCGGT contains:
- a CDS encoding PP2C family protein-serine/threonine phosphatase — protein: MPVPQFSSQPTDNNNSAATDVTPVVALKELVSRLHREQNKIQDLLSSLGFALRSFNNLNQFLELIPLMATRVTDADGSALFLYKPNGQVRLEQLHWQDSRQRKNIRKALETASSQITLLPNTAPLANATGMLDDQMHRYLGPDVQIFGTAILVKHTERGWLYVLSRDPEYSWTETRQKLVRLVADQTAVAIENDELAVELRKKERLDQELEIGAEIQRRLLPRQCPHIPGVSLAARCRPANRVGGDYYDFIPTNQSQIHPYTKLGQDSGRWGLVIGDVMGKGVPAGLIMTMMRGMLRGEVLHGNSPAGILQNLNRVMYADLENSHRFITLFYSEYNPHKRILSYSNAAHNPPLWWHAATKSVTRLDTLGMLIGLDANSQYEDGHAQLEPGDTVIYYTDGLTDAAAASGDRFDEENFVTAFSTACRYCNGPEEIVDYLFDRVQQFIGADRQNNDDMTLVVLQIE